Proteins encoded within one genomic window of Halomonas sp. YLGW01:
- a CDS encoding bifunctional adenosylcobinamide kinase/adenosylcobinamide-phosphate guanylyltransferase: MIAFVSGGARSGKSGVAEALACAWRAPGHGGLVYLATARAGDEEMASRIARHRRERGEGWLTLEAPLELASALDEVPPGSSVLLDCLTLWASQLMFEAGLEEEAGRGRLQQLIDTARRRDITLVIVSNDLNEDLPPRDALVWRYLAFLQRLHRDLAGQANRVIEVVAGQAIDWKGESQ, translated from the coding sequence ATGATCGCCTTCGTCTCGGGCGGCGCCCGCTCCGGCAAGAGTGGTGTGGCCGAGGCCCTGGCGTGCGCATGGCGCGCGCCGGGGCACGGCGGTCTGGTCTATCTCGCCACGGCTCGTGCCGGCGACGAGGAGATGGCCTCAAGGATCGCCCGCCATAGACGGGAGCGCGGCGAGGGCTGGCTGACCCTGGAGGCGCCCCTGGAGCTTGCCTCCGCGCTGGATGAGGTTCCGCCCGGAAGCAGCGTGCTGCTCGACTGCCTCACGCTATGGGCCAGCCAGCTCATGTTCGAGGCCGGCCTCGAGGAGGAGGCCGGGCGCGGGAGGCTCCAGCAGCTGATCGATACGGCTCGCCGCCGCGACATCACGCTGGTAATAGTCTCCAACGACCTCAACGAGGACCTGCCGCCGCGGGATGCGCTGGTCTGGCGCTACCTGGCCTTCCTGCAGCGCCTTCACCGTGACTTGGCCGGGCAAGCGAATCGAGTGATCGAGGTGGTGGCCGGTCAGGCCATCGACTGGAAGGGAGAGAGTCAATGA
- the cobS gene encoding adenosylcobinamide-GDP ribazoletransferase, with translation MKDAALGVLLAIQFLTRVPVPVACPWTPVTRRWAARAYPLVGALLGALVAGVGVALQPLLPTPLLALLLLSLWVALSGGLHLDGLMDLADALGSNAPLERRWAIMKDSQIGSFAVLALVFQLAWKAMLLWALLEAGASPWWLVPIAALGRLGAIGLLVGLPAARPEGLAHAWQQSLGARDLALAALLPLLGLLVTPGMAWLMAGLAAFIIIYGLAVRRAFGGINGDIVGAAIEGGELWLLMIAWSWWSFVMA, from the coding sequence ATGAAAGATGCTGCCCTGGGCGTGCTGCTGGCGATCCAGTTTCTGACCCGGGTGCCGGTGCCGGTGGCTTGTCCCTGGACGCCGGTCACGAGGCGCTGGGCGGCGCGTGCCTATCCGCTGGTGGGGGCACTGCTTGGTGCCCTGGTGGCCGGCGTCGGGGTGGCCCTGCAACCGCTACTGCCTACGCCGCTGCTGGCCCTGCTGCTGCTCAGCTTGTGGGTGGCCCTCTCCGGCGGTCTGCATCTGGATGGCCTGATGGACCTGGCGGATGCCCTGGGCAGCAATGCCCCGCTGGAGCGGCGCTGGGCCATCATGAAGGATTCGCAGATCGGCAGCTTCGCCGTCTTGGCGCTGGTGTTTCAGCTGGCCTGGAAGGCCATGCTGCTCTGGGCGCTGCTCGAGGCGGGGGCCAGCCCCTGGTGGCTGGTGCCGATCGCCGCCCTCGGCCGGCTGGGTGCCATCGGCCTGCTGGTGGGGTTGCCGGCGGCGCGCCCGGAAGGCCTGGCCCATGCCTGGCAGCAGAGCCTCGGCGCCCGCGATCTCGCCCTGGCTGCGCTGTTACCGCTGTTGGGCCTGCTCGTCACGCCGGGCATGGCCTGGCTGATGGCAGGCCTTGCGGCTTTCATCATCATCTATGGCCTGGCGGTGCGCCGGGCCTTCGGCGGCATCAACGGCGATATCGTCGGGGCCGCCATTGAGGGAGGAGAACTATGGTTGCTGATGATCGCCTGGAGCTGGTGGTCGTTCGTCATGGCCTGA
- a CDS encoding histidine phosphatase family protein yields the protein MSDSRMDDTRCLDVLVVRHGLTSWNLERRYQGHRDIPLLLPEAQPDLDRLRDHLAAVDFDAVHCSDLTRCRQTLAHVQEGKERQGHGEAPRFDARLRELNFGEYEGRTWDALKDDPAYRAWVDSHGRLATPGGESADDLWARLSAWLDDVLAEARQCQHRRVLAVSHGGAIRELRRRLEAADFWDGVVGQAQGRCFRFTFEEDGWSCSSSSAVPAPASATW from the coding sequence ATGAGTGATTCTCGTATGGACGATACCCGCTGCCTCGACGTGTTGGTCGTTCGTCATGGCCTTACGAGCTGGAACCTGGAGCGCCGCTACCAAGGGCATCGAGACATTCCGCTGCTGCTGCCCGAGGCCCAGCCCGACCTGGACCGGCTGCGCGATCATCTGGCCGCGGTCGACTTCGATGCCGTTCACTGCAGCGATTTGACCCGCTGTCGCCAGACGCTTGCCCATGTGCAGGAGGGCAAGGAGCGGCAAGGCCATGGGGAAGCGCCGCGCTTCGATGCCCGCCTGCGGGAGCTCAACTTCGGCGAGTACGAAGGGCGTACCTGGGATGCGCTGAAGGACGATCCCGCCTATCGGGCCTGGGTAGACAGCCACGGCCGGCTGGCCACTCCCGGGGGCGAGTCTGCGGATGATCTCTGGGCGCGGCTTTCGGCCTGGCTAGATGATGTGCTGGCCGAGGCACGCCAGTGTCAGCACCGTCGCGTGCTGGCGGTCAGTCACGGGGGGGCCATCCGCGAGCTGCGTCGTCGCCTCGAGGCGGCCGACTTCTGGGATGGCGTGGTCGGCCAGGCCCAGGGGCGCTGTTTTCGTTTCACATTCGAGGAGGACGGCTGGTCATGCAGCTCTTCATCGGCGGTGCCTGCGCCGGCAAGCGCGACCTGGTAG
- a CDS encoding bifunctional adenosylcobinamide kinase/adenosylcobinamide-phosphate guanylyltransferase, producing the protein MQLFIGGACAGKRDLVAARFPGAFWWKVGEGGTLSGWRDRLVPGRCLVITTWTDWLARSLVEEPDDDRLRERLADELVAMSEAERQGEATIVLILPEIGRGIVPVAPEDRRLRDLAGWLAQDAASIAEAVWYVRHGLARRLR; encoded by the coding sequence ATGCAGCTCTTCATCGGCGGTGCCTGCGCCGGCAAGCGCGACCTGGTAGCGGCACGTTTCCCTGGCGCCTTCTGGTGGAAGGTGGGAGAGGGCGGTACGCTTTCCGGCTGGCGTGACCGGCTCGTGCCGGGTCGCTGCCTCGTGATCACCACATGGACCGACTGGCTCGCACGGTCGCTGGTCGAAGAGCCCGACGACGACCGGTTGCGCGAGCGGCTGGCCGACGAGCTCGTGGCGATGAGCGAGGCCGAGCGGCAAGGAGAGGCGACCATCGTGCTGATCCTGCCGGAGATCGGCCGTGGCATCGTGCCAGTGGCGCCCGAGGATCGCCGCCTGCGGGATCTGGCCGGCTGGCTTGCGCAGGATGCGGCGTCCATTGCCGAGGCCGTCTGGTACGTGCGGCATGGGCTGGCTCGCCGCTTGCGGTAG
- a CDS encoding TonB-dependent receptor: MISPLRRRSLTALCLGVAPLADAATSSSETNVTESEQTLAPMVVTASLAPQTADQSLASVTILDEADLRRQDPKDITDILRAQPGVDVSSSGGFGKNTGIYLRGTGRESTPLMIDGIRLRSATDGGPAWQFLEPRVFERIEVVRGPRGSLYGADAVGGVVQLFTPKGEGDPTPSISLGGGSFGTRRASASLSGAEDGTRYFVATSRLESDGYEIVDGEGDKGYDNTTGLVRLSHGFDNGAEVGVLALRASGNTEFDNYGSPGDTDYVQQVAGVYGELPLTEAWSSRLTLSEARDESNSHRDTGDSVFDTRTRTARWENILAFGPHELVAGGEYARDDVDSTTAFDKDSRDNKAVFTQALMDFSPLSLQASLRHDDNEAFGEETTGSLALGVALDETHTLRASYGTAFRAPTFNDLYYPDDGFYEGNPDLEAETSETYELGIRGQLGRGFWDLAVYQSDIDDMITTVDTDGDGSVDTSENVDRARIRGVEVATGADINDWTLRAAVTLMDPEDRDTGKQLTNRASQSLRLDADRTLGDWSLGGSFIAQNHRYEDADNDERLAGFGLLNLRAGWAFAPGWSARLTLENALDRDYETAGGYNSPGRAAYLSLSFGG, encoded by the coding sequence ATGATATCCCCCCTGCGCCGCCGGAGCCTCACCGCCCTGTGCCTCGGCGTGGCGCCGCTGGCCGATGCCGCGACCTCCTCTTCCGAGACGAACGTTACCGAAAGCGAGCAGACCCTCGCACCTATGGTGGTGACCGCGTCGCTGGCGCCCCAAACCGCCGATCAGAGCCTCGCCTCGGTCACGATCCTCGACGAGGCCGATCTTCGCCGCCAGGACCCCAAGGACATCACCGACATCCTGCGCGCCCAGCCCGGCGTGGATGTCTCCTCCAGCGGCGGCTTTGGCAAGAACACCGGCATCTACTTGCGCGGCACTGGCAGGGAGTCCACACCACTGATGATCGACGGCATCCGGCTGCGCTCCGCTACCGATGGTGGCCCGGCCTGGCAGTTCCTCGAGCCGCGCGTGTTCGAGCGCATCGAGGTCGTGCGCGGTCCGCGCGGCAGCCTCTACGGTGCCGATGCCGTGGGCGGGGTGGTCCAGCTGTTCACTCCGAAAGGCGAGGGCGACCCCACACCGAGCATCAGCCTGGGGGGCGGTAGCTTCGGTACCCGCCGGGCCAGTGCCTCGCTTTCCGGCGCCGAGGACGGCACGCGCTATTTCGTCGCCACCAGCCGCCTGGAGAGCGACGGCTACGAGATCGTCGACGGCGAGGGTGACAAGGGCTACGACAACACCACCGGTCTGGTGCGCCTCTCACACGGCTTCGATAACGGCGCCGAGGTGGGCGTGCTGGCGCTGCGGGCCAGCGGGAATACCGAATTCGATAACTACGGCTCACCCGGCGATACCGATTACGTTCAGCAGGTGGCCGGCGTCTATGGTGAGTTGCCGCTTACCGAGGCTTGGTCCAGCCGCCTGACGCTCAGTGAGGCGAGGGACGAGAGCAACAGCCACAGAGACACCGGCGATTCGGTATTCGATACCCGCACGCGCACCGCCCGTTGGGAGAACATCCTGGCTTTCGGCCCCCACGAACTGGTCGCCGGCGGCGAGTATGCCCGCGACGACGTCGACTCTACCACAGCCTTCGACAAGGACAGTCGCGATAACAAGGCCGTCTTTACCCAGGCGCTGATGGACTTCTCGCCTTTGAGCCTTCAGGCATCGTTGCGCCACGACGACAATGAGGCCTTTGGAGAGGAGACCACCGGCAGCCTGGCGCTGGGGGTGGCGCTCGACGAGACTCATACCCTGCGCGCCAGCTATGGCACTGCCTTCCGGGCCCCGACCTTCAATGACCTCTACTATCCAGACGATGGCTTCTACGAGGGCAATCCGGATCTCGAGGCGGAGACCTCGGAGACCTATGAGCTGGGCATTCGCGGCCAGCTCGGGCGCGGGTTCTGGGACCTGGCGGTCTACCAGAGCGATATCGATGACATGATCACGACGGTTGATACCGACGGCGATGGTAGCGTCGATACCTCAGAAAACGTCGATCGGGCGCGCATCCGTGGTGTGGAGGTGGCCACCGGCGCCGACATCAATGACTGGACGCTGCGCGCCGCGGTAACCCTCATGGACCCCGAGGACCGCGACACTGGCAAGCAGCTGACGAATCGCGCCAGCCAGAGCCTGCGCTTGGACGCCGACCGCACGCTGGGCGACTGGAGCCTGGGCGGTTCCTTCATCGCCCAGAACCACCGTTATGAGGATGCCGACAACGACGAGCGGCTGGCCGGTTTCGGTCTCCTCAACCTGCGTGCCGGCTGGGCCTTCGCGCCGGGCTGGTCGGCCCGCCTGACCCTTGAGAACGCCTTGGACAGGGACTACGAAACGGCCGGCGGCTACAACAGCCCGGGCCGCGCGGCCTACCTCAGCCTGAGCTTCGGCGGTTGA